The Terriglobia bacterium genome includes a region encoding these proteins:
- a CDS encoding OmpA family protein yields MAKTCSACGASLAGGQAFCSSCGTKWVAAAEPEKKFCVGCGSPLAEGTKFCAKCGMAVQAAAAASGAGTYAAGAAPAPAATQASIAAAAPQKSGSGMLKVIVTVLGFFMFIGLLGMGSCAYIAYRAKQKVEGLKDEYENNPADKYASALENQMAKSGNSSSASSSSAGSPSSSSGGSTSADTSAAASLIAMAASAMNGKSSSDAAPQPELPHWKSYSGSPVTGNSSLVPLKVGLTEVGAVNDFPLGDYEAIVTVNQIAKDGVVIAISSEAPPKNSTGVGGAKASTAKGFQGTDTRRKVLAQDLANAHEVNLYFSKMDPFTFPGTTSETVSKEVFNDLKTKGKTAFSYKVFTVQGALTGFLNKMTNPQSGGGLDPQNLSGSLMTKINCTLSKAEANDVGFPVIMNDKPVELPAIHTVCKSDQDEFNLWILDDAQYPINLAFSTKLAKARAQVVKINFPEDQPVNHIEQALKQTGHAQVYGINFDFASATIRPQSQPILAEIAKAMKDNPSWKLSVNGHTDNIGGDTSNLELSRKRAAAVVTALTTQYHIAGNRFTSAGFGESQPLDTNDTIEGRARNRRVELVLQ; encoded by the coding sequence ATGGCGAAAACGTGCAGCGCTTGTGGGGCATCGCTGGCCGGCGGGCAGGCGTTTTGTTCGTCGTGCGGAACGAAGTGGGTAGCGGCGGCTGAGCCGGAGAAGAAGTTCTGCGTCGGTTGCGGAAGTCCATTGGCAGAGGGGACGAAATTCTGCGCGAAATGCGGGATGGCGGTGCAGGCAGCCGCGGCGGCCTCAGGGGCTGGAACTTACGCAGCGGGTGCGGCACCAGCTCCGGCCGCGACACAGGCATCGATCGCTGCTGCTGCTCCGCAGAAGTCCGGGAGCGGGATGTTGAAGGTGATCGTGACCGTGCTCGGATTCTTCATGTTCATTGGGTTGCTGGGGATGGGGAGCTGCGCGTACATCGCGTATCGGGCGAAGCAGAAGGTGGAGGGTCTCAAAGACGAGTACGAGAACAACCCTGCTGACAAATATGCCAGCGCGCTAGAGAACCAGATGGCGAAGTCGGGTAACTCGTCATCGGCATCGTCGTCCTCCGCCGGCTCGCCGAGCTCTTCGTCGGGTGGGAGCACTTCAGCGGACACCAGTGCGGCCGCTTCTCTTATAGCCATGGCCGCTTCGGCGATGAACGGAAAATCGTCGAGTGACGCGGCGCCGCAACCGGAGTTGCCGCATTGGAAGAGTTATTCGGGATCGCCTGTGACGGGCAACAGTTCGCTGGTTCCATTGAAGGTTGGGTTGACGGAAGTCGGCGCGGTCAACGACTTTCCCTTGGGAGATTACGAGGCAATCGTGACGGTGAACCAGATCGCCAAAGACGGAGTCGTCATTGCAATCTCCTCGGAGGCCCCGCCGAAGAACTCGACCGGTGTTGGTGGGGCGAAGGCGTCGACCGCCAAGGGGTTCCAGGGAACGGACACGCGGCGCAAGGTGCTTGCGCAGGACTTGGCGAATGCTCACGAGGTCAATCTTTACTTCAGCAAGATGGATCCGTTCACTTTTCCGGGAACAACATCGGAGACGGTTTCGAAGGAAGTGTTCAATGACCTGAAAACCAAGGGTAAGACGGCTTTCAGCTACAAGGTGTTCACCGTGCAGGGAGCACTGACCGGGTTCCTGAACAAGATGACGAATCCCCAAAGTGGGGGAGGCCTGGACCCGCAAAACCTGTCTGGCTCGCTGATGACGAAGATCAATTGCACGCTGAGCAAAGCCGAGGCGAATGATGTCGGTTTTCCCGTGATCATGAACGACAAGCCGGTGGAACTTCCTGCCATTCACACGGTATGCAAGAGTGACCAGGACGAATTTAATCTCTGGATACTGGATGACGCACAATACCCAATCAACCTGGCATTCAGTACGAAGCTTGCCAAGGCCCGGGCGCAGGTCGTGAAGATCAATTTCCCCGAAGACCAACCGGTCAACCACATCGAGCAGGCGCTGAAACAGACCGGACACGCGCAAGTGTATGGAATTAACTTTGATTTTGCGAGTGCTACGATCAGGCCACAATCCCAACCGATATTGGCGGAGATCGCCAAGGCGATGAAGGATAATCCGAGCTGGAAATTGAGCGTCAACGGGCACACGGACAATATTGGGGGCGATACCTCCAATCTTGAACTCTCGCGGAAGCGCGCGGCTGCCGTGGTGACGGCGTTGACGACGCAGTATCACATCGCGGGGAATCGGTTTACTTCTGCGGGATTCGGCGAGTCGCAGCCGCTCGATACAAATGACACGATCGAGGGACGGGCCCGGAACCGGCGGGTTGAACTGGTGCTGCAGTGA